The window GGATTGGCGAGTGGCCGCCGCGGGCGTTCTGAACATGGGCGCCACCGTGTTGCTCATAAACCTCTCGGTCATGCTGTCCAACAGCCCAGGCCTCGTGTCGTCTCTCATGTACACACAGCCCCTATTCCTAATCGCCCTTTCCGCCGCCTTATTGAGGACTCAAGTTAAGGCGAGCGAGGCCCTCGGCGTAGCTCTCGGAGTGCTCGGCGTGGTCATATCGGCGATGGGAGGCGGCGCCAGCCTTTATGACTTACTGCCGGTGCTCGGCGGATTTATATGGGCGCTGGGCACCGTGGCCTATAGGCAGTGGCTTGCGGAAAGGCCTCCGACGGCCACCACCGCGACCATGAACGGCGTAGCGGCAATTTTCCTGCTACCGGCCGCGGCGCTGTCCTGGAGGGCTTCCTTCACCGTGAGGGCCACTCTTCT of the Thermoproteus uzoniensis 768-20 genome contains:
- a CDS encoding DMT family transporter, which gives rise to MRAYAYPLVVAAIWGLAYPLTKYLVAFFSPGFIAFFRALVGFLMLSAVSKPSRLDWRVAAAGVLNMGATVLLINLSVMLSNSPGLVSSLMYTQPLFLIALSAALLRTQVKASEALGVALGVLGVVISAMGGGASLYDLLPVLGGFIWALGTVAYRQWLAERPPTATTATMNGVAAIFLLPAAALSWRASFTVRATLLLIILAVLAQGVAWLLWFRSVRELGPVKVGELSLLVPVFAYLFSYLAFGAIPTADQIVGSALILLGILTIYIGAAKLK